Proteins co-encoded in one Kutzneria chonburiensis genomic window:
- a CDS encoding class F sortase: protein MEPTLHIPRPGGERKPPSGTRTTLIVAGALVVVVAVAAFALGLIHSAKPENTALTSPSAPTTSQQVATVPTTSAGQQAPPPADNSGRPALPVRVDVDAINAHSSLVQLGLNADKTVEVPPVNQPLQAGWYKFGVRPGEVGKAVILGHVDGGGQLGVFNKLDQLKAGNAIKVTEAGGQVLNFVVRQVQQVPKAQFPTQAVYGPSNQRELRLITCGGAFDKASGNYVDNIIVSAVLA from the coding sequence ATGGAGCCGACACTGCACATCCCCAGGCCGGGCGGCGAGCGCAAGCCGCCGTCCGGCACGCGGACCACGCTGATCGTGGCCGGTGCGCTGGTCGTGGTGGTCGCGGTGGCCGCGTTCGCGCTCGGCCTCATCCACTCGGCCAAGCCCGAGAACACCGCGCTGACCAGCCCGTCCGCGCCGACCACCAGCCAGCAGGTGGCGACCGTGCCGACCACCTCGGCCGGCCAGCAGGCGCCGCCGCCGGCCGACAACAGCGGTCGGCCGGCGCTGCCGGTGCGGGTGGACGTGGACGCCATCAACGCCCACTCCTCGTTGGTCCAACTTGGACTCAACGCCGACAAGACCGTGGAGGTGCCGCCGGTCAACCAGCCGCTGCAGGCCGGTTGGTACAAGTTCGGCGTGCGGCCGGGCGAGGTCGGCAAGGCGGTCATCCTCGGGCACGTGGACGGCGGCGGGCAGCTGGGCGTGTTCAACAAGCTCGACCAGCTCAAGGCCGGCAACGCGATCAAGGTGACCGAGGCCGGCGGGCAGGTGCTGAACTTCGTGGTGCGGCAGGTTCAGCAGGTGCCCAAGGCCCAGTTCCCGACCCAGGCCGTGTACGGGCCGTCCAACCAGCGCGAGCTGCGGCTGATCACCTGCGGCGGCGCGTTCGACAAGGCCAGCGGCAACTACGTGGACAACATCATCGTGTCCGCCGTGTTGGCCTAG